Proteins encoded in a region of the Mucilaginibacter sabulilitoris genome:
- a CDS encoding RagB/SusD family nutrient uptake outer membrane protein, with translation MKKLSVILSIAIILTSCTKLDLVPEGVNSTANFFKTPTDANAAVNAVYASLTNDYLYNQFMEVIQSQGTDDCEWGNGRNTQNADKNQLDKFTYDSGTNLFYQFWSTSYVIINRANTAVDNISKMTNLSPAIKNQYLGEARFVRGLMYFNLVRLWSAVPLKITATTSLTNLEIARSAPGDIYKQIIEDFQYGETNLPQTYGAKDAGRATKGAAMTMLVKVYLTQKQYDSAVSEARKVMALGIYSLWPNYADVFLIANKNLKESIFEIQYQSGSGNIGSNYAGFFRPSFDKSPFAGFGDNPVTKNHFDAYPENDLRKAVNVRQYSYTADPKAPASVKFPYYVAKYKDPTALTTSGGANNYYITRYADLLLMFAEALNQVNSGSAEAYEAFNQVHRRAYGLPIGSTSIYDLAPGLTQAQFQDAVINERRLEFAFEGQRRFDLLRTEKLIPAMNAQDASISVKDYQLLFPIPSLELSTNPLLKQNPGY, from the coding sequence ATGAAAAAATTATCAGTTATACTTTCCATAGCAATTATCCTTACCTCCTGTACTAAATTAGACCTTGTGCCGGAGGGAGTAAATTCAACGGCAAACTTTTTCAAAACTCCTACCGATGCTAATGCTGCTGTGAACGCTGTTTACGCAAGCCTTACAAATGATTATTTATATAATCAATTTATGGAAGTTATACAATCACAAGGTACCGATGATTGTGAATGGGGAAACGGGCGTAACACACAAAATGCAGATAAGAACCAGTTAGATAAGTTCACCTATGATTCCGGAACAAATCTCTTTTATCAATTTTGGAGCACCTCTTATGTGATCATCAACCGTGCAAATACGGCGGTTGACAATATATCCAAAATGACCAATCTTTCGCCAGCAATAAAAAATCAATACCTGGGTGAAGCACGGTTTGTAAGAGGGTTAATGTACTTTAATTTGGTTAGGTTATGGAGCGCAGTGCCTTTAAAAATTACTGCTACAACATCATTAACCAACTTAGAGATTGCACGAAGTGCCCCGGGGGATATTTACAAGCAGATTATTGAAGATTTTCAATACGGGGAAACCAATCTTCCGCAAACATATGGCGCAAAAGATGCCGGACGAGCTACAAAAGGAGCTGCAATGACTATGCTTGTTAAAGTCTATTTAACACAAAAACAATATGACTCAGCCGTTAGTGAGGCAAGAAAAGTAATGGCTTTGGGTATATATTCATTATGGCCTAATTACGCAGATGTGTTTTTGATAGCCAATAAAAATCTCAAAGAATCTATTTTTGAAATACAATACCAAAGCGGGTCAGGAAATATAGGCAGCAACTATGCGGGATTTTTCCGGCCATCGTTTGATAAATCTCCTTTTGCCGGTTTTGGTGATAATCCCGTAACTAAAAACCACTTTGATGCCTACCCGGAAAATGACCTTCGTAAAGCGGTTAATGTAAGGCAATATTCATATACGGCAGACCCCAAAGCCCCGGCATCCGTTAAATTTCCTTATTATGTAGCAAAGTATAAAGACCCCACAGCTCTTACTACAAGTGGCGGAGCAAATAATTATTACATAACCCGCTACGCCGACCTGCTATTAATGTTCGCGGAGGCTTTAAATCAGGTTAATTCTGGCAGTGCTGAGGCATATGAAGCTTTTAATCAGGTACATCGCAGGGCTTATGGATTGCCCATTGGTTCAACATCAATTTATGACCTTGCTCCGGGACTAACACAAGCACAGTTTCAAGATGCCGTAATTAACGAACGGAGATTAGAGTTTGCATTTGAAGGGCAACGACGATTTGATCTGTTGCGAACGGAAAAACTAATACCTGCAATGAATGCGCAGGATGCCAGTATAAGTGTAAAAGACTATCAGCTTCTTTTTCCAATTCCGTCACTTGAGTTAAGCACTAATCCATTACTTAAACAAAACCCGGGATATTAA
- a CDS encoding FAD-dependent oxidoreductase, with protein sequence MRNINKILISACILLIYSSLSYAQNNNYDVCVYGETPSGITAAIQAARMGKQVLLLSTDNHVGGVMTAGLTATDINNYRLIGGIAREAFQKLYSYYQNPAAWRNQTRDEFFELSKKRTFTGKNDSLKMQWVYESKVLDGIFKQMLTDAKVTVVYNQKIKRSGGVVKDGTVIKRLITTGNKAYSAKVFIDATYEGDLMAASGVSYIVGRESNAQYGETFNGIRLGNVIVSETNPVDPYIKSGDPRSGILPFIEPRVAGADGTADKRTQSYCYRLTLTDDSTNLIPITKPKSYNPLWFELMARIITANPDINLSSIITFTPMPNKKTDTNHLDFVGASYDYPEAGYKQRNKLDAMHANYALGMLWFLGNDTRVPQRIRDEMKRWGLPKDEYQDNHNFPTQLYVREARRMVSDFVMREQNCTGAEPAQESIGLGTYMLDCHFVSRMLDSARRVRLEGTYFRNNRPYTISYRALTPKKTECSNLLVPVCLSSSHVAYGTIRMEPVYMVLGQSAGAAAALSIATKQSVQDVSYPELREELLKAGQIISLTNKK encoded by the coding sequence ATGAGAAATATAAATAAAATTTTAATTAGCGCTTGTATCCTTTTGATATATAGTTCATTAAGTTATGCGCAAAACAATAATTATGACGTATGCGTGTATGGCGAAACGCCTTCGGGTATCACAGCTGCTATACAGGCGGCACGAATGGGTAAGCAGGTTTTATTGTTATCTACAGACAATCATGTTGGCGGGGTAATGACGGCCGGCTTAACGGCTACTGATATAAACAATTACCGGTTGATTGGTGGAATTGCCAGAGAAGCATTTCAAAAACTATACAGTTATTACCAAAACCCGGCGGCGTGGAGAAACCAAACTCGTGATGAGTTTTTTGAGCTTTCAAAGAAAAGAACATTCACCGGTAAAAATGACTCGCTTAAAATGCAGTGGGTTTATGAATCCAAAGTGCTTGATGGTATTTTTAAACAAATGCTTACAGATGCGAAAGTCACCGTTGTTTATAACCAAAAGATTAAACGGAGCGGGGGAGTGGTAAAAGATGGCACTGTGATCAAACGACTGATCACTACGGGCAATAAGGCTTATTCTGCAAAAGTGTTTATAGATGCTACTTACGAGGGCGACCTTATGGCGGCCTCCGGAGTTTCTTATATTGTTGGCAGGGAATCCAATGCCCAGTATGGCGAAACTTTCAATGGGATAAGGCTTGGCAACGTAATAGTTAGTGAAACTAATCCGGTAGACCCATATATAAAATCAGGTGATCCGCGCTCAGGGATATTGCCCTTTATAGAACCACGGGTTGCCGGCGCAGATGGCACTGCCGATAAACGTACGCAATCCTATTGTTACCGGCTTACGCTTACAGATGATTCTACCAATTTAATACCTATTACCAAACCCAAAAGCTACAACCCATTGTGGTTTGAGCTTATGGCAAGAATTATCACAGCCAATCCCGATATAAATTTAAGCTCCATTATCACATTTACACCAATGCCAAATAAAAAAACAGATACCAATCATTTAGATTTTGTTGGGGCAAGTTATGACTATCCGGAGGCCGGTTACAAGCAACGAAATAAGCTTGATGCGATGCATGCCAATTATGCCCTGGGCATGCTATGGTTTTTGGGGAATGATACAAGGGTACCGCAGCGTATCAGAGATGAGATGAAGCGCTGGGGGCTACCTAAAGATGAATATCAGGACAATCATAACTTTCCAACCCAGTTGTATGTGCGTGAAGCCCGGCGGATGGTGAGTGATTTTGTGATGCGCGAGCAAAATTGCACAGGAGCAGAGCCCGCACAAGAATCCATTGGCTTGGGTACGTATATGCTAGATTGTCACTTTGTTTCCAGGATGTTAGATTCTGCCCGAAGGGTCCGGTTGGAAGGCACTTATTTCAGAAATAACCGGCCTTACACTATTTCTTACCGTGCACTCACCCCTAAAAAAACTGAATGTTCAAATCTTTTAGTACCGGTGTGCCTTTCTTCATCACACGTAGCCTATGGTACTATCAGAATGGAGCCGGTTTATATGGTACTTGGACAATCTGCCGGCGCCGCAGCCGCGCTATCCATTGCAACCAAACAAAGTGTACAAGATGTATCATATCCTGAATTAAGAGAAGAATTACTTAAAGCAGGACAAATAATTTCTTTAACCAATAAAAAATAA